One part of the Alphaproteobacteria bacterium genome encodes these proteins:
- a CDS encoding SDR family oxidoreductase has product METTVDTDAHRPLAGCHALVTGASRGIGAAIARALHADGARLTLIARNVTHLAPLAAELGAEALACDVTDAKALGHAFATAAGHQHVDILVNNAGHAETAPFGRTDPEMWARMLNLNLTAAYTACRLAIPAMAADGWGRVINVASTAGLKGYAYTSAYTAAKHGLVGLTKALAAEYARSGVTVNAVCPGYTDTPMLADAAARVAAKTGKADSDIKTGFAAANPMGRLIKPEEVAACVAWLARDEAASVTGAAIPIAAGEI; this is encoded by the coding sequence ATTGAAACCACCGTTGATACCGACGCCCATCGTCCGCTCGCGGGCTGCCACGCGCTCGTCACGGGTGCGTCGCGCGGCATCGGTGCTGCCATCGCCCGCGCCCTTCACGCCGACGGCGCGCGCCTGACGCTGATCGCGCGCAACGTCACGCATTTGGCCCCGCTCGCGGCCGAGCTTGGCGCTGAAGCCCTCGCCTGCGACGTGACCGATGCGAAAGCGCTGGGCCACGCTTTCGCCACCGCCGCCGGGCACCAGCATGTCGATATTCTGGTGAACAACGCGGGCCACGCCGAAACCGCCCCCTTCGGGCGCACGGATCCCGAGATGTGGGCGCGGATGCTCAATCTCAACCTCACCGCCGCATATACCGCGTGCCGACTCGCGATCCCGGCGATGGCCGCCGATGGCTGGGGCCGCGTGATCAACGTCGCCTCCACCGCCGGTCTCAAAGGCTACGCCTACACCTCCGCCTACACCGCCGCGAAACACGGGCTGGTCGGGCTCACCAAAGCGCTCGCGGCCGAATACGCGCGCAGCGGCGTGACCGTGAACGCCGTGTGCCCCGGCTACACCGACACGCCGATGCTGGCCGATGCGGCCGCCCGCGTCGCCGCCAAAACCGGCAAGGCGGATAGCGACATTAAAACCGGCTTCGCCGCCGCGAACCCGATGGGCCGTTTGATCAAGCCCGAGGAAGTCGCCGCGTGCGTCGCGTGGCTGGCGCGCGACGAAGCCGCGTCGGTGACGGGCGCTGCCATTCCGATCGCCGCAGGGGAAATCTGA
- a CDS encoding MarR family transcriptional regulator yields the protein MDRERGHEDSDHLQLRAWLRLLTCANLIESRVRGGLRETWNITLPRFDLLSQLHRAGDDGLTMGDLSRAMMVSAGNVTGLVEALVGEGLVRRTISAADRRQSRVRLTPAGKRGFEAMLPEHERWIDEAFAGLDRSDLKRLLELLAKLKQSAKAAERGGKEAA from the coding sequence ATGGATCGCGAACGCGGACACGAGGATTCGGACCATCTGCAACTGCGCGCCTGGCTGCGCTTGCTCACCTGCGCGAACTTGATCGAATCGCGCGTGCGCGGCGGGTTGCGCGAAACCTGGAACATCACGCTGCCGCGCTTCGATCTTCTGTCGCAGTTGCACCGCGCGGGCGACGACGGTTTGACGATGGGCGATTTGTCGCGCGCCATGATGGTGTCGGCGGGCAACGTCACCGGCCTCGTCGAAGCCTTGGTCGGCGAAGGTCTCGTGCGCCGCACGATTTCCGCCGCCGATCGCCGCCAATCGCGCGTGCGTCTCACCCCCGCCGGCAAACGCGGCTTTGAAGCAATGCTGCCCGAACACGAACGCTGGATCGACGAAGCCTTCGCCGGCCTCGACCGCAGCGACCTCAAACGCCTGCTCGAATTGCTGGCGAAGCTCAAACAATCCGCCAAAGCCGCCGAGCGCGGCGGCAAGGAAGCCGCATAA
- a CDS encoding enoyl-CoA hydratase family protein — protein MLTRYDAARFAPKHFGWSVDGKVAHIVLNRPEKKNPLTFESYAELRDLFRDLCYVDQIKAVIITGAGGNFCSGGDVHEIIGPLVGMEMPDLLRFTRMTGDLVKAIRACPQVVIAGIDGICAGAGAAIAMAVDLRIGTPNAKVAYLFTRVGLAGCDMGACAILPRIIGQGRAAELLFTGRSMSAEEGERWGFFNKLVPPAELENSAKVWARDLANGPTFAHSMTKKAIDHEWNMGVDQAIEAEAQAQAICMETKDFERAYRAFVAKQKPVFEGS, from the coding sequence ATGCTGACCCGCTACGACGCCGCGCGCTTCGCGCCCAAGCATTTCGGCTGGTCGGTGGACGGCAAGGTTGCACACATCGTGCTGAACCGGCCGGAGAAGAAGAATCCGCTAACGTTCGAGAGCTACGCCGAGCTGCGCGATCTGTTCCGCGACCTTTGCTATGTCGACCAGATCAAGGCCGTGATCATCACGGGGGCCGGCGGCAATTTCTGCTCGGGCGGCGACGTGCATGAAATCATCGGCCCGCTTGTCGGCATGGAAATGCCCGATCTGCTGCGCTTCACGCGCATGACAGGCGATCTGGTCAAGGCGATCCGCGCCTGTCCGCAAGTCGTGATCGCGGGTATCGACGGCATTTGCGCCGGCGCCGGGGCCGCCATCGCGATGGCGGTGGACTTACGCATCGGCACGCCCAACGCCAAGGTCGCGTATCTGTTCACGCGCGTCGGCCTCGCGGGCTGCGACATGGGCGCTTGCGCCATCCTGCCGCGCATCATCGGCCAGGGGCGCGCCGCCGAGTTGCTGTTCACCGGCCGCTCGATGTCGGCCGAGGAAGGCGAGCGCTGGGGCTTCTTCAACAAGCTCGTGCCGCCCGCCGAACTCGAAAATTCCGCGAAAGTCTGGGCGCGCGATCTGGCGAACGGCCCGACCTTTGCCCATTCGATGACCAAGAAGGCCATCGACCACGAATGGAATATGGGCGTCGATCAGGCGATCGAAGCCGAGGCGCAAGCCCAGGCGATCTGCATGGAAACGAAGGATTTCGAGCGCGCCTATCGCGCCTTCGTCGCCAAGCAGAAGCCGGTCTTCGAGGGCAGTTGA
- a CDS encoding acyl-CoA dehydrogenase family protein: MADRSFLPWPFFEAKHRDFAARLSAFGKAKVEPLAHDEHDADATTKNFVSMLAAEKFLDAAVPDGSHDVRTLCLARETLAYHSGLADFAFAMQGLGTGSIVLFGSPEQKAKWLPAVRAGKSLGAFAMSEPEGGSDVAALRTTATKDGDGWRLNGRKTWISNGGIAGQYVVFARSGEAPGAKGLSAFVVPADAPGLIVEARIDVSAPHPLATLRFENCRVGADALLGKPGDGFKIAMSTLDVFRSTVGAAALGFARRALDEAIAFSKSRKVFGAMLSDMQLTQAALAEAATEIDAAALLIYRAAWTKDSGAPRITREASMAKFFATEMAQRVVDRAVQLHGGQGVVAGATVERLYREVRALRIYEGASEIQKLVIASQILSEPQP; encoded by the coding sequence ATGGCCGACCGTTCGTTCCTGCCCTGGCCGTTTTTCGAGGCGAAGCATCGCGACTTCGCCGCGCGCCTGTCGGCTTTCGGCAAAGCGAAGGTCGAACCGCTGGCGCATGACGAACACGACGCCGACGCGACGACCAAGAATTTCGTTTCGATGCTCGCGGCGGAGAAATTCCTCGACGCCGCCGTGCCCGACGGATCGCACGACGTGCGCACGTTGTGCCTCGCGCGCGAAACCCTCGCCTATCATTCCGGCCTCGCCGATTTCGCCTTCGCGATGCAAGGCTTGGGCACGGGCTCCATCGTGTTGTTCGGGAGCCCCGAACAGAAAGCCAAGTGGCTGCCGGCCGTGCGGGCGGGCAAAAGCCTGGGCGCCTTCGCGATGTCGGAGCCCGAAGGCGGATCGGACGTCGCGGCACTGCGCACCACCGCCACGAAAGACGGCGACGGGTGGCGCTTGAATGGCCGCAAGACCTGGATTTCCAACGGCGGCATCGCGGGGCAATACGTCGTCTTCGCGCGCAGCGGCGAAGCGCCGGGCGCCAAGGGCCTGTCGGCCTTCGTCGTGCCGGCCGATGCACCGGGCTTGATCGTCGAAGCGCGGATCGACGTGTCGGCCCCGCACCCGCTGGCGACATTGCGTTTCGAGAATTGCCGCGTCGGCGCCGACGCGCTGCTGGGCAAACCCGGCGACGGCTTCAAAATCGCGATGTCGACGCTGGACGTGTTCCGCTCCACCGTCGGCGCGGCGGCTTTGGGTTTCGCGCGCCGCGCGCTCGACGAAGCGATCGCGTTCTCGAAATCGCGCAAAGTTTTCGGCGCAATGCTGTCCGACATGCAGTTGACGCAAGCGGCATTGGCCGAGGCGGCGACCGAGATCGACGCGGCCGCGTTGCTGATCTATCGCGCCGCTTGGACGAAGGATAGCGGTGCGCCGCGCATCACGCGCGAAGCGTCGATGGCGAAGTTTTTCGCGACCGAGATGGCGCAGCGCGTCGTCGATCGCGCCGTGCAGCTTCATGGCGGCCAGGGCGTGGTCGCGGGCGCCACGGTCGAACGGCTCTACCGCGAAGTGCGCGCGCTGCGCATCTACGAAGGTGCGAGCGAAATCCAGAAGCTCGTCATCGCCAGTCAGATTTTGTCGGAGCCGCAGCCGTGA
- a CDS encoding NADH:flavin oxidoreductase encodes MKILEPIRIGTATAPNRIAVPAMVTRLSGEDGFVNQGIIDRYVRYAEGHVGLIVVEATAIHESKSGPLLRLSRDDFVAGHREMVKQVKDAGPSMIVPQIIHFMKVARSGWRQTIDMLSPADIDKIVEDFGMAALRAREAGYDGVELHSAHAYTLSSFLSRRNLRRDEYDGRTLEGRLHMFGRVMTEVRKRVGKDWPVGVRFLAEEAIKDGYALPDSQRIALRMAQLGVDYISLSIGGKFEDAVHKEGEALYPYTGYSGDRCMPGEQYPPMPHTHLAASIKEFINANGFDVPVISAGKISEPADAERLLQDGKADMIGMARQLLADPDWVRKVASGREGAIVRCIYCNVCKQLDEKFKLVACFLWPKGVEQAPHEDMSTQAPAWPDGDAGLTAKFENGAVKLAWKRAGGAVTGYDIYRVEADGTPRIVEAVKGTKFVDRMVLGGLAYAYHVKAYDASGHTSPPSQTIRIELPIPAYDETAHA; translated from the coding sequence GTGAAAATTCTCGAACCGATCCGCATCGGCACGGCGACCGCCCCCAATCGCATCGCGGTGCCCGCGATGGTCACGCGCCTGTCGGGCGAGGACGGGTTCGTCAATCAAGGCATTATCGACCGCTATGTGCGCTACGCCGAAGGCCATGTCGGCCTGATCGTCGTCGAGGCGACGGCGATCCACGAGTCCAAATCCGGCCCGCTGCTGCGCCTGTCGCGCGACGATTTCGTCGCCGGTCATCGCGAAATGGTGAAGCAGGTCAAGGATGCCGGCCCGTCGATGATCGTGCCGCAGATCATCCATTTCATGAAGGTCGCGCGCTCGGGCTGGCGCCAGACGATCGACATGCTCTCGCCCGCCGATATCGACAAGATCGTCGAGGATTTCGGCATGGCCGCGTTGCGCGCGCGCGAAGCCGGTTACGACGGCGTCGAACTCCATTCCGCGCACGCCTATACGCTGTCGTCGTTCCTGTCGCGCCGCAACCTGCGCCGCGACGAGTATGACGGCCGCACGCTGGAAGGCCGGTTGCATATGTTCGGCCGCGTAATGACCGAAGTGCGCAAGCGCGTGGGCAAGGATTGGCCCGTGGGCGTGCGCTTCTTGGCGGAAGAAGCGATCAAGGACGGCTACGCGCTGCCCGACTCCCAGCGCATCGCGTTGCGCATGGCGCAATTGGGTGTCGACTACATCTCGCTGTCGATCGGCGGCAAATTCGAGGACGCGGTCCATAAGGAAGGCGAAGCGCTCTACCCCTACACCGGCTATTCGGGCGATCGCTGCATGCCCGGCGAGCAATACCCGCCGATGCCGCACACGCATCTCGCCGCGTCGATCAAGGAATTCATCAACGCGAACGGCTTCGATGTGCCGGTGATTTCCGCGGGCAAGATCAGCGAGCCTGCCGACGCCGAGCGGCTTCTGCAGGACGGAAAGGCCGACATGATCGGCATGGCCCGGCAATTGCTGGCGGACCCCGATTGGGTGCGCAAGGTCGCATCCGGCCGCGAAGGGGCGATCGTGCGCTGCATCTACTGCAACGTCTGCAAACAGCTCGACGAGAAGTTCAAACTCGTCGCCTGTTTCCTATGGCCCAAGGGCGTCGAGCAGGCGCCGCACGAAGACATGAGCACGCAAGCCCCCGCTTGGCCCGATGGCGATGCGGGCCTGACCGCGAAATTCGAAAACGGTGCCGTCAAGCTCGCGTGGAAACGCGCGGGCGGCGCCGTCACCGGCTACGACATCTATCGCGTCGAAGCCGACGGCACGCCGCGTATCGTCGAAGCCGTAAAGGGCACCAAATTCGTCGATCGCATGGTGCTCGGCGGCCTCGCCTACGCCTATCACGTCAAAGCCTACGACGCGTCGGGCCATACCTCGCCGCCATCGCAAACCATCCGCATCGAATTGCCGATCCCCGCTTACGACGAGACCGCCCATGCCTGA
- a CDS encoding AMP-binding protein → MPFTAHVDSFARDNLPPLGEWPEMFFALPEFYYPQRCNAGVELLDKAVARGWGGRACIRFGKDVWTYADLLTRANAIARVLTEDAGLKPGNRVLLRSANNPMMVACWFAIIKAGGIAVTTMPLLRSRELVQIIDKAKIALSLCDARLAEDMEKAKDAAATCKDILYFNTDAADGIEARMAKKPQGFDNCPTSLTDVALIAFTSGTTGNAKGTMHFHRDILAICDAFPRYILQPNADDIFTGSPPLAFTFGLGGLVTFPMRFGASTALVEKGSPDVLPQIVQDHKATILFTAPTAYRVMADNAPKAAFASLTKAVSAGEFLPKPIFEAWHDFTGIKLFDGLGATEMLHIFVSARQEDIIPGATGKAIPGYTACILDDDGNELPPGEVGRLAIRGATGCRYLADPERQKAYVQKGWNLTGDAYRMDENGYFWYQARTDDMIVTAGYNVSGPEVEGALLEHAKVKECAVVAAPDRDRGMVVKAYVVLRDMKDAGPDTVKALQDHVKATIAPYKYPRAVEFVDALPRTETGKVQRFKLRQQAAGKI, encoded by the coding sequence CTGCCGTTCACCGCCCATGTCGACAGCTTCGCGCGGGACAATCTGCCGCCGCTCGGCGAATGGCCGGAGATGTTTTTCGCGCTGCCGGAGTTCTATTACCCGCAGCGCTGCAACGCGGGCGTGGAACTCCTCGACAAGGCTGTCGCGCGCGGCTGGGGCGGTCGCGCCTGCATCCGCTTCGGCAAGGATGTGTGGACCTATGCCGATCTGCTGACCCGCGCCAACGCCATCGCGCGCGTGCTGACCGAGGATGCGGGGCTGAAGCCCGGCAACCGCGTGCTGCTGCGCTCGGCCAATAATCCGATGATGGTCGCGTGCTGGTTCGCGATCATCAAGGCGGGCGGCATTGCGGTCACGACGATGCCGCTGCTGCGTTCGCGCGAGCTCGTCCAGATCATCGACAAGGCGAAGATCGCGCTGTCGCTGTGCGATGCGCGCCTGGCCGAGGATATGGAGAAGGCTAAGGACGCGGCCGCCACCTGCAAGGACATTCTCTATTTCAACACCGATGCGGCGGACGGCATCGAAGCGCGCATGGCGAAGAAGCCGCAAGGCTTCGACAATTGCCCGACGTCGCTGACCGATGTGGCGCTGATCGCGTTCACCTCGGGCACCACCGGCAACGCGAAGGGCACGATGCATTTCCATCGCGATATCCTCGCGATCTGCGATGCCTTCCCGCGTTATATTTTGCAGCCCAACGCCGACGATATTTTCACGGGCTCGCCGCCGCTCGCCTTCACCTTCGGCTTGGGCGGGCTCGTCACCTTCCCGATGCGCTTTGGCGCATCGACCGCGTTGGTCGAGAAAGGCTCGCCCGACGTTCTGCCGCAGATCGTGCAGGACCATAAGGCGACGATCCTGTTCACTGCCCCCACCGCCTATCGCGTGATGGCGGACAACGCGCCCAAAGCGGCCTTCGCGAGCCTGACCAAGGCCGTGTCGGCGGGCGAATTCCTGCCCAAGCCGATCTTCGAGGCATGGCACGATTTCACCGGCATCAAATTGTTCGACGGTCTGGGGGCGACCGAGATGCTGCACATCTTCGTCTCCGCGCGCCAGGAAGACATCATTCCCGGCGCCACCGGCAAGGCGATCCCCGGCTATACCGCTTGCATCCTCGACGACGACGGCAACGAATTGCCGCCGGGCGAAGTCGGGCGCCTCGCCATTCGCGGCGCCACGGGCTGCCGCTATCTCGCCGATCCCGAACGCCAGAAGGCCTATGTGCAGAAGGGCTGGAACCTGACCGGCGACGCCTATCGCATGGATGAAAACGGGTACTTCTGGTACCAGGCGCGCACCGACGACATGATCGTGACGGCGGGCTACAACGTCTCGGGCCCCGAGGTCGAAGGCGCGTTGCTCGAACACGCCAAGGTCAAGGAATGCGCCGTCGTGGCCGCACCGGATCGCGATCGCGGCATGGTCGTCAAAGCCTATGTCGTGCTGCGCGACATGAAGGATGCCGGACCCGATACGGTCAAAGCGCTACAGGACCATGTGAAGGCGACGATCGCGCCCTACAAATATCCGCGCGCGGTCGAATTCGTCGATGCGTTGCCGCGCACCGAGACGGGCAAGGTCCAGCGCTTCAAGCTGCGCCAGCAGGCCGCCGGCAAAATTTGA
- a CDS encoding enoyl-CoA hydratase/isomerase family protein, producing the protein MTDALLLIDEPAPHVRRLTLNRPEARNALSSPLLVALAEALEAASDDANIRAIVLTGGAKVFAAGADIKELATRDTVTGLLDARTALWGRIRRFAKPMVAAIDGYALGGGLELAMHADIAIAGPAAQFGLPEINLGFIPGGGGTQRLARIAGQQLAMKLILTGEFVDAKTALAAGLVAEIAEDAQLRAVEIAAKIAQKAPLAARLAKELVLAARDTPLETGLAYERKAIAALWGTEDFKEGVGAFLEKRKANFAGK; encoded by the coding sequence ATGACCGACGCCCTTCTTCTGATCGACGAACCCGCCCCGCATGTCCGCCGGCTGACGCTGAACCGGCCGGAGGCGCGCAACGCCCTGTCCTCCCCGCTTCTCGTGGCGCTCGCCGAAGCGCTGGAGGCCGCGAGCGACGACGCCAATATCCGCGCAATCGTGCTGACCGGCGGCGCCAAGGTTTTCGCGGCGGGGGCCGACATCAAGGAACTCGCCACGCGCGACACGGTGACCGGCTTGCTCGACGCGCGCACGGCGCTGTGGGGGCGCATCCGGCGCTTCGCGAAGCCGATGGTCGCGGCGATCGACGGCTATGCGCTGGGCGGCGGTTTGGAGCTCGCCATGCACGCCGATATCGCCATCGCGGGCCCTGCGGCGCAATTCGGTCTGCCGGAGATCAATCTCGGTTTCATCCCCGGCGGCGGCGGCACGCAGCGTTTGGCGCGCATCGCCGGCCAGCAACTCGCGATGAAGCTGATCCTGACCGGCGAATTTGTCGACGCGAAAACGGCCCTCGCCGCCGGACTCGTTGCCGAGATCGCCGAGGACGCCCAATTGCGCGCGGTCGAAATCGCGGCGAAGATCGCGCAGAAGGCGCCGCTCGCGGCGCGCCTCGCCAAGGAATTGGTGCTGGCCGCGCGCGACACGCCGCTCGAAACCGGTCTCGCCTACGAACGCAAGGCGATCGCCGCGTTGTGGGGCACGGAAGATTTCAAGGAAGGTGTCGGCGCCTTCCTCGAAAAGCGCAAAGCGAATTTCGCCGGCAAATAA
- a CDS encoding sel1 repeat family protein: MIRAAFAALALLIATPAAAQIPADDRAAFERGLDAYFAGDPESAWFFWLGPAERGHVGAQFSLGNLYRQGEGVPADAVLAAQWFARAAAAGHAHAKLNYALMLDAGLGVARNSVAAYIEAIRAAQSLDGDDRRQAREIAATIARRLTPDEAERARRQLMEGSGPRR, encoded by the coding sequence ATGATCCGCGCGGCGTTCGCGGCCTTGGCGCTGCTGATCGCGACGCCCGCCGCCGCGCAAATTCCGGCCGACGACAGGGCTGCGTTCGAACGCGGGCTCGACGCTTATTTCGCCGGCGATCCGGAATCGGCGTGGTTCTTCTGGCTGGGGCCGGCCGAGCGCGGGCATGTCGGCGCGCAATTCTCGCTCGGCAATCTCTATCGCCAGGGCGAAGGCGTGCCCGCCGATGCCGTGCTTGCGGCGCAATGGTTCGCGCGCGCGGCCGCCGCGGGCCATGCGCATGCCAAGCTCAACTACGCGCTGATGCTCGATGCAGGTCTTGGCGTCGCGCGCAATTCGGTCGCCGCCTATATCGAGGCGATCCGCGCCGCGCAAAGCTTGGACGGCGACGATCGCCGCCAAGCGCGCGAAATCGCCGCGACCATCGCGCGGCGTTTGACGCCCGACGAAGCCGAGCGTGCGCGCCGCCAATTGATGGAAGGCTCGGGGCCGCGCCGTTGA
- a CDS encoding DMT family transporter gives MSTPTSDGASAAISQARRNLTAIGLIVAMTISFALLDATAKYATQIFDPFQIVWGRYLFHFLLLTPILLRKGPIQAFASARPGLNIARGFMLCVVTLLFFSSIKYLPLVDAQAISFITPLTIVAIAHFVLGQKVGPRRWAAVAVGFAGVLIVIRPTGDMHWAALLCLGMALMNSVYHLATRSLARTDSSRVQLLYAGLTGTLVFSMLVPFVWVTPDLKGWLILMTMGVFGAAGHYLMGEAYARAQPAILAPFTYTQIVWAGAMGALFFGHVPDGWTLLGAAIVVAAGLYVFYRERAVARAGK, from the coding sequence ATGAGCACCCCAACGTCGGACGGCGCGTCGGCCGCCATCTCCCAGGCACGCCGGAATCTGACCGCGATCGGACTGATCGTCGCGATGACGATCTCCTTCGCGCTGCTGGACGCGACGGCGAAGTACGCGACCCAGATTTTCGATCCCTTTCAGATCGTTTGGGGCCGCTATCTTTTCCACTTCCTGCTGCTGACGCCGATCCTGCTTCGGAAGGGCCCGATCCAGGCCTTCGCCAGCGCCCGGCCTGGCCTCAATATCGCGCGCGGCTTCATGCTGTGCGTGGTCACGCTGCTGTTCTTCTCGTCGATCAAATATCTGCCGTTGGTCGATGCGCAGGCGATCTCGTTCATCACGCCGCTGACGATCGTCGCGATCGCGCATTTCGTGCTGGGCCAGAAAGTCGGCCCGCGCCGCTGGGCCGCCGTCGCCGTCGGCTTCGCGGGCGTGTTGATCGTCATCCGGCCGACCGGCGACATGCATTGGGCCGCCTTGCTGTGCCTGGGCATGGCGTTGATGAACTCGGTCTACCATTTGGCGACGCGCTCGCTCGCGCGGACCGATTCCTCGCGCGTGCAGCTGCTTTATGCCGGGCTGACCGGCACGCTGGTGTTCTCCATGCTCGTGCCGTTCGTCTGGGTCACGCCCGATTTGAAGGGCTGGCTAATCCTTATGACGATGGGCGTGTTCGGCGCCGCCGGCCATTACCTGATGGGCGAGGCCTATGCGCGCGCCCAGCCGGCGATTCTGGCGCCCTTCACCTATACGCAGATCGTTTGGGCGGGGGCGATGGGCGCGTTGTTCTTCGGCCATGTGCCCGACGGATGGACGCTGCTTGGCGCCGCCATCGTCGTGGCGGCGGGGCTTTACGTTTTCTATCGCGAGCGCGCGGTGGCGCGCGCGGGAAAATGA
- the folE gene encoding GTP cyclohydrolase I FolE — METLLRSDDNSSTETTRIASDKPTRAEAEAAVRTLLRWTGDDPAREGLIDTPSRVVRAYEEFFQGYDSDPIDILQRTFEETDGYDEMVLLRDVSFESHCEHHMVPIVGKAHIAYLPNKRVVGISKLARVLDIYAKRLQIQEKLTAQIANAVQDVLQPKGVAVLIEAQHQCMTTRGVHKAGVSMVTSRMLGAFRTNASTRREFMAMVGRG, encoded by the coding sequence ATGGAGACGCTGTTGCGATCCGACGACAATTCCTCGACCGAGACGACGCGGATCGCCAGCGACAAACCCACGCGCGCCGAAGCCGAAGCGGCGGTGCGCACGCTACTGCGCTGGACCGGCGACGACCCGGCGCGCGAAGGCTTGATCGATACGCCGTCGCGCGTCGTGCGCGCCTACGAGGAATTTTTCCAGGGCTACGACAGCGATCCGATCGACATCTTGCAGCGCACCTTCGAAGAAACCGACGGCTACGACGAAATGGTGCTGCTGCGCGACGTGTCCTTCGAAAGCCATTGCGAGCACCATATGGTGCCGATCGTCGGCAAGGCGCATATCGCCTATCTGCCGAACAAGCGCGTCGTGGGCATTTCCAAGCTCGCGCGCGTGCTGGATATCTACGCCAAGCGGCTTCAGATCCAGGAGAAGCTGACGGCCCAGATCGCCAATGCGGTGCAGGACGTGCTCCAGCCCAAGGGTGTCGCCGTACTGATCGAAGCCCAGCATCAGTGCATGACGACGCGCGGCGTGCACAAGGCGGGCGTGTCGATGGTGACGAGCCGGATGCTCGGCGCTTTTCGCACCAACGCGTCCACGCGGCGTGAATTCATGGCCATGGTCGGGCGCGGCTGA